ACGACATCACGAACGAATTGGCCGGGGTGTCGTAAACGTCGCCCGGTGAGCCGACCTGCTCGATGCGCCCGTCCCGCAGGACCGCGATCCGGTCCGCGACATCCAGCGCCTCGGCCTGGTCGTGGGTGACCAGCACGGTGGTCACGTGCACCTCGTCGTGCAAGCGGCGCAACCAGGCCCGCAGATCGTCGCGGACCTTGGCGTCGAGGGCACCGAACGGCTCGTCGAGCAGCAGCACCTGAGGATCAACTGCCAGCGCGCGGGCCAACGCCATGCGCTGACGCTGACCGCCGGAAAGCTGGCTGGGATAACGGGTTTGGAAGCCGCTGAGCCCCACCACCCCGAGCAGGTGGTCGACCTTCTCGGCGATCTCGGCCTTGGGCCGCTTGCGGATCTTCAATCCGAAGGCCACGTTGTCGCGGACGGTCAGATGCTTGAAGGCCGCGTAGTGCTGGAACACGAAGCCGATGCCGCGACGCTGTGGCGCGATGGTAGTGACGTCGCGGCCGTTGATCGTGATGGTCCCGGTGTCGGGCTGGTCGAGCCCGGCGATGGCACGCAGCAGCGTCGATTTGCCCGACCCGCTGGGCCCGAGCAGTGCGGTCAAAGACCCCTTGGGAACGTCGAAGTCGACGTTGTCCAGCGCCACGAAGTCGCCGTAGCGTTTGTTGGCGCCCCGCACGGTGATTGCGTTGTCAGTCACGGACGTGCCTTCCCCTGTCATGCCTGCTTGGCTGCCCGGTTGCGGCGAGCATCGAGAATCACCTGGACGATCAGAACCAGTACCGACACCGCCATCAGCAACGTCGACAATGCGTAGGCGCCGTATTCGGCACCGCGGTTGTAGCGGTCGGAGACCAATAGCGTCAGCGTCTGCGACTGGCCGGGCAGGTTCGACGACACGATCAGTACCGCGCCGTATTCACCGAGCGTGCGCGCGATGGTCAGCACCACGCCATAGGTCAAACCCCAGCGAATCGACGGCAGGGTGATGCGCCAAAAGGTCTGCCACCAATTGGATCCCAGGGTCGCGGCCGCCTGCTCCTGATCGGTGCCGATCTCGTGCAGCACCGGTTCGACCTCGCGCACCACGAACGGCAGCGTCGCGAAGACGCTGGCCAGCACGATGCCTGGCAGTCCGAAGATGATCTTGAAGCCGAAGTCCTTCTCGACGAAGCCGAGGAGACCCGCCGATCCCCATAACACGATCAAGGCGACACCCACGACCACCGGCGACACCGCGAACGGCAGGTCGATGATTGCCTGCAATACACCCTTGCCGCGGAACCGGTTGCGCGCCAACATCAATGCGGTCGGAATACCGAAGACGACGTTGAGTGGCACCACGATCGCCACCACGAGCACCGACAGATTCAGTGCCGAGATCGCCGCCGGCGTGCTGATCCAGTCGAAGAACTGGCCGAGACCGGGCTGGAAGGTCCGCCAGAGAATCAAGCCGACCGGGACGACGAGCAGGACCGACACGTAGGCCAGTGCCAGGAACCGCAGCAGATACTTGACCGAGGGCGAGAGGGTCACGACGACAACTCCTCACGCTTGGCGGCGCGCGATCCCACCGTCCGGAGCACGAACAACACCACGAACGAAATAGCCAACAGCACAATCGAAATCGCGGCGGCGCCGGTGCGGTCGTCGTTCTCGATCAGGGTGCGGATCCACTGCGACGACACCTCGGTCTTACCCGGCACCGCGCCACCGATCAGCACCACCGAACCGAATTCACCGATCGCCCGCGCGAACGTCAACCCCGCGCCGGTCAACAGCACCGGGGTCAGCGACGGCAGCACGACCGTGGTGAAGATCGTCGCGTTGTTGGCGCCCAGCGATGCGGCCGCCTCTTCGGTCTCGTGGTCGATCTCGAGCAGCACGGGCTGCACGGCGCGCACCACGAACGGCAGCGTGACGAACGCCAGCGCGACGCCCACGCCCCATGAGGTGTGCTGCAGGTGCAGGCCGACCGGGCTGTGGTTTCCGTACAGCGCCAACAGAACCAGGCTCGCCACGATCGTCGGCAGGGCGAACGGCAGGTCGATCAGGACGTCGACCACGCGCTTGCCCGGGAAGTCGTCGCGCACCAGCACCCAGGCGATCAGCAAACCGAACAGCATGTTGACCACGGTCACCACCGCCGAGATCGTCAGCGTCACCCGGAAGGACTCCAGCGCCGCGTTCGAGGTGACCGCGAGCCAGAACGCCTCCCAGCCACCGCCGATCGACTGCCACAGGATGGCCGCCAGCGGCAGCAGCACGATGACAGACAGCCAGACAACGGAGACGCCCACCCGCAGCGAGGTGCCGTTGTTGATCAACTTGTTGCGGCCCAGCGGTTTACCGGTGCCGGGGACTTCCCGCGTGATCGCCGCGGTCATCCGGTGGCCTTCGTGTAGATCTTGGTGATGCTGCCCGACTTCTTGTCGAACAGCTGGGTGTCCACCTGCGGCCAGCCACCCAGGTCGGCGAGCGTCCAGAGCTTCTCCGGAACCGGAAACTGGTCGCGTACCTGGGCCGCGATCGCCGGGTCGACCGGGCGGAATCCGGCTGCCGCCCAGACCTTTTGGGCCTCGGCCGTGTACTGGTAGTTCTTGAATGCCACGGCGGCGTTCAGGTGCGGGCTGGTGGTCACCACGGCCACCGGGTTCTCGATCTTGATGGTCTGCGGCGGGTTGACGTGGGTGACCGGCTTTCCGAGACGCTCGGTGGCGATCGCCTCGTTCTCGTAGCTAATCAGCGCGTCGCCGCTGCCCTGGACGAACACGTCGGTGGCTTCACGCCCCGACCCGGGGCGCAGCTTCACGTGCTCGGTGACCAGCTTGTGCACGTAGTCGAGGCCGGCCAACGGGTCGTGGCCGCCGTTGCTTTTCACCACGTAGGGCGCCAGCAGGTTCCACTTCGCGGAGCCCGAACTCAGCGGGCTGGGCGTGACGACCTCGACGTCCGGCCGCAGCAGGTCGTCCCAGTCCCTGATGTTCTTCGGGTTGCCGGGTCGCACCACCAACGTCACCACCGACCCGAAGGGGATGCCTTTGGTGGCGTCGGAGTCCCAGTCCTTGGCGACCTTGCCCGCTTTGACCAGCCGGGTGACGTCGGGCTCGACCGAGAAGTTGACGATGTCAGCGGGCTTGCCGTCGACCACGCCGCGGGACTGGTCCCCCGACGCGCCGTACGAGGCGATCACCTGGATGCCTTTGCCGGCCGGTGAGGCGTTGAACGCGGGGATGATCTTGCTCCAGCCGGGCTCCGGGACCGAATAGGCGACGAGCGTGATGCTGGTCTTGCCCCCGGCGGACCCGCCACCTCCGACGACGTCGCTGGCGCCCCCGTGGCACGCGGCGATCAGGCCCGTTGCGAGGGTCAGCGCGACAGCGTGCCGCCACCCAACGGGTTTCTTGGTGTCGTCGAACAATGGTCGACCTTTCGGAAGTGAGCTTGACGTCTGACAGATCCCATTGCGAAGGAAAACGAGTTTCGGCGCGTGGGCAGAATGGTCAGCGACAACAATGCACGTCAGCGACGGCGCAATTACCCACGGCAATGAGCGCCAAGATGTGGCACTCGGTACTGCCGGAGACTGCGTGCATGGGCGAAGCCTAACAGAATCTTTTCCGGCCGCATCGCGAGCCGCCGCAGGTCAGCGGGTCAACAGCCAGGCGACAACGACCAGAACGATCAGCGCGACCAATATCAACGTCACCCGCGATCGCGGCATACCGGTGTTTCCGCTCATCCAGCGTTCCCATCGCCATGCCGAACGCGACGCATCAGCGCAATCCCACGGCCGAGTGCGCCGTCCAGCGCCGCCGCGATCAGGTAGGCCAGCACCAGCACGACCGGCATCACCACGATGGTCTGGAAGACAAACGCCAGGCCAGACAGCCACAGCTCGACGCCGTCCCACCAGCTCAGGATCGCGTTCATCGCGCTCACCCTACTAAGCTGATGCGCGCACGTCTCGTGGCGACAGGAAAACGGCGCGCGGCGGAATCGCCGAGGAATCTCTGTGGAGGTCCCGGTAACGCGCCGCGACCCAAGCCAGATACTGGTCACGAGGCACTCCACACCGACGGGGCGAGAACCCCGAGGAGGAACCCCGTGACCCATCGCATCGCGTTGCTGTCCACCTCGGACACCGACCTGCTCTCCGCGCGCGCGTCCCAGGCGCCCTACATCCTGGGCAATCCAGCGCGCCAGCCCGTCGCGGACTCCCTCGACGGCGCCGACGTCGTCGTGCTGCGGGTGCTCGGCTCCTCGGCCGAGGTTGCCGACGAGCTCAACTCGCTGCGCGCCACCGGGCTGCCGTTGGTCGTGCTGGGCGGCGAGCGCGCCCCCAGCGCCGAGCTGATGGAGAACTCGACGGTCCCGATCGGGCTTGCTGCGCAGGCACATTCGTACCTCGCCGAGGGTGGGCCCGCGAATCTTGCTCAGCTGCACGCCTTTCTGTGCGACACCGTGCTGCTCACCGGCGAGGGATTCGACGAGCCGGTAGTGATCCCGGAGTGGGGTTACGCCGCGCGACCCCCTCAGCTGACCGCGCCAGCCCGGGTCGGCGTGCTGTACTACCGCGCCCACGAGGTCAGCGGCAACTCCGGCTTCGCGCACGCGCTCGCCGATGCGATCGACGCCACCGGCGGCGCGGTCGGGGTGCCGATCTTCGCGTCGTCGCTGCGCAGCGCACCCGACGAGTTGTTCGACGCGCTGGGCTCGCTGGACGCGGTGGTGGTGAGCATGCTGGCGGCCGGTGGATCCAAGTCGGCGGCCGCGGGGGCCGGTGAAGATGACACGTCGTGGGACATAGAGCGCATCGCCGGGATGAACATCCCGGTGCTGCAAGGCCTTTGCCTGACCTCGTCGCGGGAGGAGTGGGAGGCCAACGACGACGGCGTCACCCCGCTGGACTCCGCGACGCAGATCGCGATCCCCGAATTCGACGGGCGCATCATCACCGCGCCGTACTCGTTCAAAGAGATCGACGACGATGGCCTCCCCCACTACGTCGCCGACGCGGAGCGGTGCGCGCGGGTCGCCACGATCGCGGTCAACCACGCCGCGTTGCGCCGAATCCCCAACGCGGACAAGAAGCTTGCGCTGGTGCTGTCGGCGTATCCGACCAAGCACTCGCGGGTCGGCAACGCCGTCGGACTCGACACCCCGGCGTCGGCGGTGCGCCTGCTGCATCGCCTTGCGGCGGACGGCTACGACGTCGGCGACGGCTTCGGCGTGCTCGGGATCGAGGACGAGACGCAGGCCGGCGACCGGTTGATGCACACGCTGATCGACGCGGGTGGCCAGGACGAGCAGTGGCTGACCACCGAGCAGGTGGCCGGCGCGCAGGTGAAAGTGACTGCGGCGCAATACGCCGAGTGGACCCACGCGCTACCGGCCGAACTGCGCGACGAGATCGCCGAGGCCTGGGGTCCGGTGCCGGGGCGACTGTTCGTCAACGACGACGGCGAGATCGTCATCGCCGCACTCCGGTCGGGCAACGTCGTGCTGATGATTCAGCCGCCGCGGGGGTTCGGCGAGAACCCGGTGGCGATCTACCACGACCCGGACATGGCCGTCAGCCACCACTACCTCGCGGCCTACCGGTGGCTCGAGCACGGCTTCGGCGCCCATGCGGTGGTGCACCTCGGCAAGCATGGCTCGATGGAGTGGCTGCCCGGCAAGAACGCCGCGCTGTCGGCCGCGTGTGCCACCGACGCGGTGCTCGGCAACCTGCCGCTGATCTACCCGTTCCTGGTCAACGATCCCGGCGAGGGGGCGCAGGCGAAGCGGCGCGCGCACGCCACCATCGTGGACCATCTGATCCCCCCGATGGCGCGTGCCGAAAGCTACGGCGACATCGCGCGATTGGAGCAGTTGCTCGACGAGTACGGCAACATCGCGGCGATGGACCCGGCCAAGCTCCCGGCGATCCGTGGCGAGATCTGGAACCTGATGCGCGCCGCCGAGATGCACCGCGACCTCGGCCTCGACGACCGGCCCGATGACGAGGAATTCGACGA
The sequence above is a segment of the Candidatus Mycobacterium wuenschmannii genome. Coding sequences within it:
- a CDS encoding sulfate ABC transporter substrate-binding protein; the encoded protein is MTLATGLIAACHGGASDVVGGGGSAGGKTSITLVAYSVPEPGWSKIIPAFNASPAGKGIQVIASYGASGDQSRGVVDGKPADIVNFSVEPDVTRLVKAGKVAKDWDSDATKGIPFGSVVTLVVRPGNPKNIRDWDDLLRPDVEVVTPSPLSSGSAKWNLLAPYVVKSNGGHDPLAGLDYVHKLVTEHVKLRPGSGREATDVFVQGSGDALISYENEAIATERLGKPVTHVNPPQTIKIENPVAVVTTSPHLNAAVAFKNYQYTAEAQKVWAAAGFRPVDPAIAAQVRDQFPVPEKLWTLADLGGWPQVDTQLFDKKSGSITKIYTKATG
- the cobN gene encoding cobaltochelatase subunit CobN codes for the protein MTHRIALLSTSDTDLLSARASQAPYILGNPARQPVADSLDGADVVVLRVLGSSAEVADELNSLRATGLPLVVLGGERAPSAELMENSTVPIGLAAQAHSYLAEGGPANLAQLHAFLCDTVLLTGEGFDEPVVIPEWGYAARPPQLTAPARVGVLYYRAHEVSGNSGFAHALADAIDATGGAVGVPIFASSLRSAPDELFDALGSLDAVVVSMLAAGGSKSAAAGAGEDDTSWDIERIAGMNIPVLQGLCLTSSREEWEANDDGVTPLDSATQIAIPEFDGRIITAPYSFKEIDDDGLPHYVADAERCARVATIAVNHAALRRIPNADKKLALVLSAYPTKHSRVGNAVGLDTPASAVRLLHRLAADGYDVGDGFGVLGIEDETQAGDRLMHTLIDAGGQDEQWLTTEQVAGAQVKVTAAQYAEWTHALPAELRDEIAEAWGPVPGRLFVNDDGEIVIAALRSGNVVLMIQPPRGFGENPVAIYHDPDMAVSHHYLAAYRWLEHGFGAHAVVHLGKHGSMEWLPGKNAALSAACATDAVLGNLPLIYPFLVNDPGEGAQAKRRAHATIVDHLIPPMARAESYGDIARLEQLLDEYGNIAAMDPAKLPAIRGEIWNLMRAAEMHRDLGLDDRPDDEEFDDFLLHVDGWLCEIKDAQIRDGLHVLGEAPTGAARVNLVLAILRAAQVWGGQDHAVPGLRSALGLKEGAEVIAVDEIESQARALVEAMEAAGWDAGAVDALHEAPEVRASLRFAATEVVPRLSGTAGELDAVLLALAGGFVRPGPSGSPLRGLVNVLPTGRNFYTVDPRAVPSRLAWQTGQAMAESLLQRYLDDTGTYPESVGLSVWGTSAMRTSGDDIAEVLALLGVRPEWDEASRRVSRLELIPLEELGRPRIDVTIRISGFFRDAFPHVVMMLDDAVRMVAQLDESDGYNYVAAHARADLADHGDERRATTRVFGSKPGSYGAGILQVIESGTWRDDKDLAEVYTAWGGFAYGRGLDGAAAADDMRTNYARIKVAAKNIDTREHDIADSDDYFQYHGGMVATIRALTGSDPKAYVGDSTTPDAVRTRTLSEETARVFRARVVNPRWISAMRRHGYKGAFELAATVDYLFGFDATAGVVHDWMYEKLAESYVLDPETREFLDQSNPWALHGMVERLQEAADRGLWADPSPETLAALRQAYLEVEGDIEGRAGA
- the cysT gene encoding sulfate ABC transporter permease subunit CysT, translated to MTAAITREVPGTGKPLGRNKLINNGTSLRVGVSVVWLSVIVLLPLAAILWQSIGGGWEAFWLAVTSNAALESFRVTLTISAVVTVVNMLFGLLIAWVLVRDDFPGKRVVDVLIDLPFALPTIVASLVLLALYGNHSPVGLHLQHTSWGVGVALAFVTLPFVVRAVQPVLLEIDHETEEAAASLGANNATIFTTVVLPSLTPVLLTGAGLTFARAIGEFGSVVLIGGAVPGKTEVSSQWIRTLIENDDRTGAAAISIVLLAISFVVLFVLRTVGSRAAKREELSS
- a CDS encoding sulfate/molybdate ABC transporter ATP-binding protein — protein: MTGEGTSVTDNAITVRGANKRYGDFVALDNVDFDVPKGSLTALLGPSGSGKSTLLRAIAGLDQPDTGTITINGRDVTTIAPQRRGIGFVFQHYAAFKHLTVRDNVAFGLKIRKRPKAEIAEKVDHLLGVVGLSGFQTRYPSQLSGGQRQRMALARALAVDPQVLLLDEPFGALDAKVRDDLRAWLRRLHDEVHVTTVLVTHDQAEALDVADRIAVLRDGRIEQVGSPGDVYDTPANSFVMSFLGAVSSLNGTLVRPHDIRVGRNPDMKIAAGDGTAEATGVVRATIDRVVVLGFEVRVELTNAATGGPFIAQITRGDAEALGLKRGDTVYVRATRVPTLPEKALARNESDEVTVSSS
- a CDS encoding Ms4533A family Cys-rich leader peptide, with the protein product MHAVSGSTECHILALIAVGNCAVADVHCCR
- the cysW gene encoding sulfate ABC transporter permease subunit CysW — its product is MTLSPSVKYLLRFLALAYVSVLLVVPVGLILWRTFQPGLGQFFDWISTPAAISALNLSVLVVAIVVPLNVVFGIPTALMLARNRFRGKGVLQAIIDLPFAVSPVVVGVALIVLWGSAGLLGFVEKDFGFKIIFGLPGIVLASVFATLPFVVREVEPVLHEIGTDQEQAAATLGSNWWQTFWRITLPSIRWGLTYGVVLTIARTLGEYGAVLIVSSNLPGQSQTLTLLVSDRYNRGAEYGAYALSTLLMAVSVLVLIVQVILDARRNRAAKQA